The Methanomicrobia archaeon sequence AGTTAGGAGAACTCCTCCTCAAGATGTGTTTTGACTTTTGCTCAAAAAATGGTTTTTCCGTTGCATATGTAACAATATTCGGAGACAAGATCCAATTAAGGAAGTTACTTGAAGACTTTGGTTTTGCGATAGCTGGGAAAAAATCGAGAACAGGAGAGATTATTTACGCTAAGGATTTTATTACACCTCAATTATTGAATGAGATGCACCCCTTCGTATATTGTAAAAGGTTTTTTCCAAGTTTCTATGATGGAGATATTGTTAGGAAGTTTGTTGTTCCAATACGGCCAGAGTTCCATGATAGACTGTTCAGTGATGTTCAGGGACGTCAAACGTTCCTCGACGAGTTTTGGGATATGATTGTTGAGCAAAACACCATTAAGAAGGCCTATGTTTGCAACTCGCGAATTACAACAATTCAGTCTGGAGATATTCTTTTATTCTATCGCTCTAGACGGAAACAAGGCATCACCGGAATTGGAGTTGTAGAATCGGTTTTACGGTATCCTTCTTCATTTGACGAATTGGTTGCGTTTATCGGTCTAAGATCTGTCTATTCCACGAATGAGTTACGACAACTTCATGAGAACGGTGCGTTAGCGATTCTTTTTAGATATGCGGGCCAATTACCTACTCTAATAAGCCGAGAAAGACTCTTGGAACTCGGAGCTTTAACCGGACCACCACAAAGCATATTAACTATGGATAACGTTTCATACAAACGAGTGAAGGAGAACGTCAAAAGATGGTTGATATGATCCTCTCTGTGAAGTCGGAGTATGCTGATAGGATCCTTGACGGGGTAAAGCGTTTTGAGTTCAGGACGCAAAGACCTCGACGTCAAGTTTCTCGCGTTTACATCTATGCAACTTCCCCAAGAAAAAGAATTGTTGGGTGTTTTCGATTAATCCGAGTCCTCAGTGGTTCGCCAGAAGAGATTTGGGAAACGTGTGGAAATCACGGTGGAATTGAAAAAGAAAAATTTTTCTCTTTCTTTGGGAATAGCGAGATGATATATGGGTTTGAGGTTGGTTACATTGAGCGTTTCAACCCGCCAATTGACCCGTTTAAGATGAATTGCGATTTTAGGGCACCTCAAAGCTTTGCTTATGTTTACGACATTGATGAAATCGGCCTGAACGGAGAATCTTTACCCCTTCAAATTTCGAAATAGATAGGAATACTGAAAGGGCGTAGCATACCTCTAAACTTTGCTTTGAACATTAAACACTTAAGGAATCGTCATCCCAAAACGCTATCTCAAGGAACGATCTTCCAAATCGCAAATATCCCGGCGAAGAGCGTTGTAACGAGAATAACCCGTTTCAACTTCTCTGGGTCGATGAATTTCAAAACGCAGGTACCCGCACCAAAGGCGAGAAGGAGGAACGGTATGGAATACACGAGGAGTTTGAGGATCTTCACGGTGACATAGCCCGAAACGGAAAACGAGGCCAGCGTAATGAAATCGATCACTATGAGGTACGTAATCATGCACCGTCGTATGAAGTCAGCATCATATCCTTGATTCACCAACCCCAGCACAATGTGCGGCCCATTAATGCCCGTGAGCACGCCCATCGCACCGCTCAGAAATCCGAGCGTCGTAAAAAACGGGTGCTCTCGCTTCGTTTTGAACGTGATATTCGCGAGAAAGAGGAGGGAAAACGTTAACACGCTTACGCCGATGATCAACCCCACGAGCATTTGCGATAACCACCCGAACAACAGTATCCCGGCGATTATACCCGCAATACCACCGATGAAAATCGGCTTCTCGTCGAAGTTCAATTTCTCTTTGAGGATGAAGATCACCCCGATGGCGCTCTCCAGGAGAATGACAAACACGACCACCTGCTTCGGCGCTAAAAAGAGCGCAAGTAAGGGCGCGATGAGCATCGTGGAGCCGAAGCCGGTGACGACGCGTACGGTAAACCCGGCGAAGACGAGTAACCCGATCAGGAGGTAAAACTGAAGGTCCCACATTTCTGCTCGCTCTGCATTCGTTACTTTAGTTTAGCAGTTCAGCTTGGAGATTGGACGTTCATTTCATACCAGCTCAGCATGAGGGTTCAGGCGCTTACTCACCTCAACCCCGCAACTGCTTCATCTTCTGTTTGCTTCGCTCGATGTAGTGCGGTGCTCCTATTTCCCAGCGGTTCCATAACGCGCCATCTATGCTTCTGATGCCGTCAAGCGATATCTCACGCGCCTCTTCTAGAGTGTCACCAATGCCCACGGTGCAGACCGTTCGCGATCCGAGCGCATACAACTCGCCATTATCCCGTACCTCCATCGAGCCCGGATAGACACGCAAATTATCGCCGTATTTATCCGCCAACGCATATGCACCGCTCAAATCCACCTTCCGGGAGCCGCTGTGAGTCCTGCGGTAATCGCCATAGTCCAGCGGCACGGCATATGTCACCACCGACGCTTTCGGTAAGCATTCGACCCGTGATAGCGTGCCTTCGATCATACGGAAGCAGATGTCCACGAAATCGCTCTTCAGCACGGGCAGGATGTTCATGATCTCCGGGTCGCCCGGCCGGCTATTGATCTCCAGAATCTTCGCGCCCGCGCGCGTGTGCATAAAGGCGACGTAAAACGGAATGCCCCGTAATCCATCATTCTCCGCCCCGCCGCTCAGTTCGTCAAACAGTCGCTGAACCAATTTCTCCTCCGCTTCTCGATCCTGCCGGGTAACAAACGGCAGCCAATCTTCCTTAGCCTTATAAGAGCCCATTCCGCCGGTGTTAGGCCCGATATCCGCATCAAACGCGCGTTTGTAATCCCTCGTGTCCGGCAGAGCTGCGATTCGTTTACCGTCGCAGAACGCCTGGAAACTCGACTCTTCGCCCTCCACTTTCTCCTCTACGAGCACGTCACTACCGCTCTCGAAGATCGACCAGAAATGCTCGAAGAGCTGCTCCCGGGTATTGAAGTGATCGCCCCAGACACCGACGCCCTTGCCCGCGGTCGGCCTGTCCGGCTTGACCGCAACCTCATCCCCAATCTCATCCAAAAAGCTCCAGACCGCGGCCTTCACGTCGCTTACGTCGTTGTAATCGGTGCACTGGAACACTTTGAAGCGCGGATTCGCCTCGGGACAGCATTTCTCGATCAGATACCGCTGCCCGACTTTGCTCTCTTCGATCGCATATTGCTGCGTGGGACAGATCATGGGCACGCCGGTCTTACGCTCCACGAGGTCGCGCACGCCCGCGATTATCGGCTTCTCGGGACCGCAGATGCCGAAATTAATCGCAGCCTTGTTCGCCTCCACGAAGTCGCAGATCTTTTCCACATCCAGGTCCGGAACGACCACGTGCTTCTCCGCATGCGCGACGTTAAACGGATTCTGCTGCTTGTCCGCGACGAATAACCGCACGTCGTACTCGTCGCTTCGACACAGCGCATCGATCATCGCAGCCGCTCTCGAACCGTACGAAATGACTAAAATCCCTACTTTCTCGCCTTCGCCACTCATGGTTTATTTATATGTGGCAAGGGTCAAAGAATAAGTAACTGAAACTCGAAAGAGGAGTGAATAGGAAATAAAGAGGATATTAAAATGAGTGGAAGTATGGAAATACCACCTCAAGTGCAAAACATGCTTGCGCAGCTCCAGCAGCTAAGGACTCAGATGGATGCGTTGGGACGGCAGAAGCTACAGGTAGAAGCCATGCTACGCGATGCGGAAAATGCACTGGAGGAATTGGAGAAGGTTGATGCCGATGCGCTGGTTTACAAGAACGTTGGCGAATTAATGATAAAAGCAAGCAAGGACGAGGTAAAAGAGGAGTTGGCAGAGAAGAAGGAGACCTACGGCCTGAGACAGAAGACCCTTGAACGCCAGGAGGAGCGAGGCCAGAAGCGATACCAGCAGTTACAGCAGCAGTTGCAAGAGGCATTGGGCGGCGTTACGCAGCAGCCGACGAGCTCGGCATAATCCAATCACCGACGAGGCTTACATTTTTCCGCTCTCACTTCAGTTCCATTTATGGTATGGAGCTTATGCATATACTTTTAAGGCAAAAGAGGTAGCTTAAAAATGGATATCCCGCTTGAAAAAATTCGAGAGGATGTATGGGAAGTCCCCCAGACATTTAGAGATTATATGCGCGCGCCAGCGCGGATATACGCTGCAGAAGCGCTTTTAGAGAAGATGCGACGTGATCTCACGCTGCAACAGACGATCACAGTCGCTTCGCTGCCCGGCATTGAGAAATATTCGCTGGTTATGCCCGACGGCCACCAAGGCTATGGCTTTCCAATCGGCGGCGTAGCGGCTACCGACTTCGAGGAAGGCGTTATATCGCCCGGTGGTGTCGGCTACGACATCAACTGCGGCGTGCGACTCATTCGAACGAATCTGCGCGAGAGCGATGTCAGACCGCATCTGTCTGAGATAGTCGATGGGCTGTTTGAGTATATCCCCTCAGGACTTGGGCTATCGGGAAAGGTGCGCTTGTCATTCAGCCAGTTGGAGGAGGTGCTTCGTGGCGGTACGGAGTGGTGCATTGAGAACGGCTACGGTTGGGAGGAAGATGTCGAGCGAACAGAGGAAGGCGGACGATTAAAAGCAGCCAACCCCGATAAGATCGATGAGAAATCAAAGCAGCGAGGTGCGCCACAGCTCGGCACACTCGGCTCGGGCAATCATTTCCTGGAAGTGCAGGTCGTGGACGAAATCTTTGACGAACGGCTCGCAAAGGCCTTTGGGATCGAGGAGAAGGGGCAAGTAACGGTTTTGGTGCATACCGGCGGTCGAGGCTTTTCACACGGCGTGTGCACTTACTATCTGCGAAAATTCGAACGCGAGATGCGGAACGATCCCGTATTGGCACGGATACTCGATTTAGAGCGGGAATTGGCGTGCGCGTATTTAAAGAGTCGCACGGGCATGGATTATTTTGAATCGATGTGCTCCTGCGCGAACTACGCGTTTGCGAACCGTCAGCTCGCAATGCACTGGGTACGAGAGGTGTTTGAAGACACGCTGGGCAGGAAAGCGGAGGAGATGGAGATGCGGATGGTCTACGATATCGCACACAACATCGCGAAAGAGGAGGAGCACGTAATCGAGGGCAAACGGAAGAAGTTATGTGTGCATCGTAAAGGCGCGACGAGAGCGTTCCCGGCCGGTGACGAGCGATTGCCGCCCATTTACCGCAGCGTTGGTCAGCCCGTGCTGATTCCCGGCTCGATGGGCACCCGCAGCTTTTTGGCCGTGGGCACCGAGACAGCCAAGGACGAAACGTTCGGAAGCTGCGCTCATGGTTCCGGCAGAGAGATGAGCAGGACCGCGGCAATGCGGCAATATCGGGGCAGTGACGTGAAAGCAGCATTAGCGCAGAAGAACATACTCGTGAAAGCGCGCGAGCGCACCAAGGGAGACGTGCGGAAGAAGCGCGGCGTTCCGTTTGACAAGTACGGTGAGCTGGCCGAGGAAGTATCCGCAGCGTACAAAGATCCTGAGGTAGTCGTTCAGAGTTGCGAGACGTCGGGGATAGCGAAGAAAGTGGCAGCGTTCAGAGCGATAGCGGTAATAAAAGGCTGATGCGGATAACAATAAGCGGTCTTCCGGGCAGTGGCACCACCACGGTCGCGAAATTATTGGCAAAGGAGCTCTCGATGGAGCTCATTTCCGCTGGCGAGCTGTTCCGTGCAATGGCGAAGGAGAAGAGCTTGCAGTTGGGGCAGTTCAGTGAGCTGGCGGAGGCGAACGACGATTACGACCGCTGGATCGACGGGCAGCAGGGCGCAGAGGCGCTGAAGCGCGAGAATGTCATCGCTGAAGGCCGGCTCTCCGGGTTCTTCGTGCCGACCGCCGAGTTGAAGATATGGCTGAAGGCGCCGCTGGAAATACGGGCAAAGCGCGTTGTAGGTCGCGAACGAATAGCGTACGACGATGCGCTGATGGCGATGAAAGAGCGCGAGCAGTCGGAGCATACACGCTACGAGCAGTATTACGGGATAGATCTGGACGACCTGTCCATTTACGATCTGATAATCGATTCTTCACGGTGGCGTGAGCACGATATCGTGAAACTGATCCTGGTGGCGAAAGAGGGTGTGAAGTGAGCTTATT is a genomic window containing:
- a CDS encoding ASCH domain-containing protein; translation: MVDMILSVKSEYADRILDGVKRFEFRTQRPRRQVSRVYIYATSPRKRIVGCFRLIRVLSGSPEEIWETCGNHGGIEKEKFFSFFGNSEMIYGFEVGYIERFNPPIDPFKMNCDFRAPQSFAYVYDIDEIGLNGESLPLQISK
- a CDS encoding TSUP family transporter; translated protein: MWDLQFYLLIGLLVFAGFTVRVVTGFGSTMLIAPLLALFLAPKQVVVFVILLESAIGVIFILKEKLNFDEKPIFIGGIAGIIAGILLFGWLSQMLVGLIIGVSVLTFSLLFLANITFKTKREHPFFTTLGFLSGAMGVLTGINGPHIVLGLVNQGYDADFIRRCMITYLIVIDFITLASFSVSGYVTVKILKLLVYSIPFLLLAFGAGTCVLKFIDPEKLKRVILVTTLFAGIFAIWKIVP
- a CDS encoding prefoldin subunit beta, which produces MSGSMEIPPQVQNMLAQLQQLRTQMDALGRQKLQVEAMLRDAENALEELEKVDADALVYKNVGELMIKASKDEVKEELAEKKETYGLRQKTLERQEERGQKRYQQLQQQLQEALGGVTQQPTSSA
- a CDS encoding RtcB family protein; translated protein: MDIPLEKIREDVWEVPQTFRDYMRAPARIYAAEALLEKMRRDLTLQQTITVASLPGIEKYSLVMPDGHQGYGFPIGGVAATDFEEGVISPGGVGYDINCGVRLIRTNLRESDVRPHLSEIVDGLFEYIPSGLGLSGKVRLSFSQLEEVLRGGTEWCIENGYGWEEDVERTEEGGRLKAANPDKIDEKSKQRGAPQLGTLGSGNHFLEVQVVDEIFDERLAKAFGIEEKGQVTVLVHTGGRGFSHGVCTYYLRKFEREMRNDPVLARILDLERELACAYLKSRTGMDYFESMCSCANYAFANRQLAMHWVREVFEDTLGRKAEEMEMRMVYDIAHNIAKEEEHVIEGKRKKLCVHRKGATRAFPAGDERLPPIYRSVGQPVLIPGSMGTRSFLAVGTETAKDETFGSCAHGSGREMSRTAAMRQYRGSDVKAALAQKNILVKARERTKGDVRKKRGVPFDKYGELAEEVSAAYKDPEVVVQSCETSGIAKKVAAFRAIAVIKG
- a CDS encoding AAA family ATPase; translated protein: MRITISGLPGSGTTTVAKLLAKELSMELISAGELFRAMAKEKSLQLGQFSELAEANDDYDRWIDGQQGAEALKRENVIAEGRLSGFFVPTAELKIWLKAPLEIRAKRVVGRERIAYDDALMAMKEREQSEHTRYEQYYGIDLDDLSIYDLIIDSSRWREHDIVKLILVAKEGVK